A region from the Lentisphaera profundi genome encodes:
- a CDS encoding sulfatase — protein MKLYTGFLVLIMSLSSLFAQEKPNVLLIAVDDLNDWIGVLGGHPQAKTPNMDRLAKRGVLFANTQCQSPVCNPSRASMMTSLYPSTTGIYFLNPSLDKSPQARKNTVLPKRFEKEGYQVSAAGKLFHGNTNKKYFKEYGGNFGGFGPIPKKKITSFPGHPLWDWGAYPERDEQMPDAKIAAWGINKLAQKHEAPFFMAVGFYRPHVPQFAPQKWFDMYPLEDVQMPKMRKNDIAGIPQYGIDLTREKHVAPTYEWVIKNKEEKKLVQSYLACVSFVDAQVGKVLDALDASPHKDNTYVVLYSDHGFHLGEKERYAKRSLWEDGARVPMMISGPGIKPGVTTKPTQLLDIYPTLLELTSLKADAKLEGNSLVPLLRNPQSDWPHYARTSFGPGNYAIVSERYRFIQYNDGSEEFYDRSKDPQEWHNQAKNPEYASIIAKHRKQVPQERAPILGKNSTGHKAYKAAEER, from the coding sequence ATGAAATTATATACAGGTTTTTTAGTTTTAATAATGAGCCTCAGCTCACTCTTCGCTCAAGAAAAGCCCAATGTCCTACTCATTGCGGTCGATGACCTCAATGATTGGATAGGTGTATTGGGTGGTCATCCGCAAGCAAAAACACCCAATATGGATCGCCTCGCCAAGCGTGGTGTACTTTTTGCCAATACCCAATGCCAATCACCTGTATGCAATCCCTCTAGGGCCAGTATGATGACTTCGCTTTATCCTAGTACAACGGGAATTTATTTTCTAAATCCAAGTTTAGATAAATCACCGCAAGCGCGTAAAAACACGGTTTTGCCTAAGCGTTTTGAGAAAGAGGGTTACCAAGTCAGTGCCGCCGGCAAGCTTTTTCACGGGAATACTAACAAGAAGTACTTCAAAGAGTATGGCGGAAACTTCGGTGGCTTTGGACCAATCCCTAAAAAGAAAATCACTTCTTTCCCTGGCCATCCACTTTGGGATTGGGGGGCCTACCCAGAGCGAGACGAGCAAATGCCCGATGCTAAAATAGCCGCCTGGGGAATAAATAAATTAGCTCAAAAGCATGAGGCTCCTTTTTTTATGGCCGTGGGTTTCTACCGCCCTCACGTCCCGCAATTCGCACCGCAGAAATGGTTTGATATGTATCCTTTAGAAGATGTGCAAATGCCCAAAATGAGAAAAAATGATATCGCAGGAATTCCTCAGTATGGCATTGACTTAACACGCGAGAAACACGTCGCACCTACTTATGAATGGGTGATAAAAAATAAAGAAGAAAAGAAGCTGGTACAATCCTACCTCGCCTGTGTTTCTTTTGTCGATGCTCAAGTAGGCAAAGTTCTCGATGCGCTCGATGCCAGCCCCCATAAAGATAATACTTATGTGGTGCTCTACAGTGACCATGGTTTTCACTTAGGAGAAAAAGAACGCTATGCCAAGCGTAGCCTCTGGGAAGATGGCGCCCGCGTCCCCATGATGATCTCCGGCCCGGGAATTAAACCAGGCGTGACAACAAAGCCCACTCAACTCCTTGATATTTACCCAACACTGCTTGAGCTCACGAGCCTAAAAGCCGATGCCAAACTTGAAGGTAACTCCCTTGTCCCACTTTTGCGCAATCCGCAAAGTGATTGGCCTCATTATGCCCGCACGAGCTTTGGCCCCGGTAATTACGCTATTGTCTCGGAACGCTACCGCTTCATTCAGTATAATGATGGCTCGGAAGAATTTTATGATCGTAGTAAAGACCCACAGGAATGGCATAACCAAGCCAAAAACCCCGAATACGCCTCCATCATTGCTAAGCACCGTAAGCAAGTTCCCCAAGAACGCGCCCCCATTCTCGGCAAAAATTCAACGGGTCACAAGGCTTATAAAGCCGCTGAAGAGAGATAG
- a CDS encoding bifunctional aldolase/short-chain dehydrogenase produces the protein MKSLWNDAEASKYADDDLGMRVYTSRLLGQSEDLVLHGGGNTSVKSSQEDIFGNEIEVLYIKGSGWDLKTIEKAGFSPERQKECLLLAGMDELSDVEMVKQLRLALLDPAAPNGSIETLVHACIPFKYVDHSHADAIVVISNSETYKGQLDSLFPELLILPYVMPGFDLAKQFDTAVKEGLLNGKKGVILCGHGLFTFADDAKESYELHIEAVNKAEELISDKRLQARQEAQAENLDLLALATIRKEVSQLRGSAVTIKVDQSKEAVGFSKRSDVASIATRGTLTPDHSIRTKRTPVIIGDDSAKSLADFQQDHEAYFARNAGPEHTILDPAPRWAVWKDAGILSFGVNRKEAGQISDIARHTANGIQDAEALGGWCPVGEKDLFEIEYWELEQRKLNKGGSKPMLQGQIAIVTGAAAGIGRKCAEDLMSHGALVVGIDISPSIESFTGPNSLGLICDIGNEDQLKNVVEQTVATFGGLDLIICNAGIFTAGEYVEELDSNKWDLTLRINLTANQLLVKHATPYLKQGIEPAILFVGSRNVGAPGPGAAAYSVSKAGLTQLARVLAMELAPSGIRVNVIHPDAVFDTDLWTPEALARSAERYGMTIEQYKTRNLLSTEIKSTDIAEMCTALVGPLFNKTTGAQIPVDGGNDRII, from the coding sequence ATGAAAAGTCTTTGGAATGATGCTGAAGCATCAAAATATGCAGATGATGATCTTGGGATGCGAGTCTATACTTCGCGATTGCTCGGACAAAGTGAGGACCTCGTTTTACACGGCGGCGGCAATACTTCGGTAAAATCAAGTCAAGAAGATATCTTTGGCAATGAAATTGAAGTGCTCTATATCAAGGGCAGTGGCTGGGATTTAAAAACAATTGAGAAAGCCGGCTTCTCTCCTGAGCGTCAAAAAGAATGCCTCTTATTAGCAGGTATGGATGAACTCAGCGATGTAGAGATGGTCAAGCAATTGCGCTTAGCCTTACTCGACCCCGCCGCGCCTAATGGTTCAATCGAAACTCTCGTTCACGCTTGTATCCCTTTTAAGTATGTCGATCATAGTCACGCCGACGCGATTGTGGTTATTTCTAATAGCGAGACGTATAAAGGTCAATTAGATTCTTTATTCCCAGAACTTTTAATTCTTCCTTACGTGATGCCAGGTTTTGATCTTGCTAAGCAATTCGATACTGCCGTTAAAGAAGGTTTGCTCAACGGCAAAAAAGGCGTCATCCTCTGTGGTCACGGACTCTTTACTTTTGCGGATGACGCGAAAGAGAGTTATGAACTGCATATTGAAGCAGTTAATAAAGCGGAAGAATTGATTTCAGATAAACGTTTGCAGGCACGCCAAGAAGCTCAGGCAGAAAATCTCGATTTACTCGCACTCGCAACAATCAGAAAAGAAGTCTCACAGCTTCGTGGTTCAGCAGTTACCATCAAAGTTGATCAATCAAAAGAAGCAGTGGGTTTTTCTAAACGCTCCGATGTCGCCAGTATTGCGACGCGTGGAACACTGACCCCCGATCATAGTATTAGAACTAAGCGTACTCCCGTAATTATTGGCGATGATTCAGCCAAGTCCTTAGCTGATTTTCAGCAGGATCACGAAGCCTATTTTGCTCGCAATGCGGGGCCTGAGCACACTATCCTTGATCCAGCACCACGCTGGGCCGTTTGGAAAGATGCGGGGATTTTAAGCTTTGGCGTCAATCGCAAAGAAGCTGGCCAGATTAGTGATATTGCTCGTCATACTGCCAATGGTATTCAAGATGCTGAAGCTCTAGGCGGATGGTGCCCCGTTGGCGAAAAAGATCTTTTCGAAATTGAGTACTGGGAACTCGAGCAACGCAAGCTCAATAAAGGTGGTTCTAAGCCCATGCTTCAAGGACAGATTGCGATTGTTACCGGCGCAGCAGCTGGAATTGGCCGCAAATGTGCCGAAGATCTCATGAGTCATGGTGCTTTAGTTGTTGGTATCGATATCTCACCGAGTATTGAGTCATTCACTGGTCCAAACTCACTTGGCCTTATTTGTGACATTGGCAATGAAGATCAACTCAAAAACGTTGTCGAACAGACCGTAGCAACTTTCGGTGGACTCGATCTCATTATTTGTAATGCGGGAATTTTCACCGCAGGTGAATACGTCGAAGAACTCGATAGCAATAAATGGGATTTAACTCTAAGAATCAATCTCACTGCGAACCAACTTCTCGTTAAACACGCAACGCCTTACCTCAAGCAGGGCATTGAACCGGCCATACTATTTGTCGGCTCAAGAAATGTTGGTGCTCCAGGTCCTGGTGCCGCCGCTTACTCGGTTTCAAAAGCCGGCTTAACTCAGCTCGCTCGTGTATTAGCAATGGAATTAGCACCAAGTGGTATTCGCGTCAACGTCATCCATCCCGATGCTGTTTTCGATACGGATCTTTGGACTCCAGAAGCCTTAGCGCGATCCGCTGAACGTTATGGTATGACGATTGAACAGTACAAGACAAGAAATCTTCTTAGCACCGAAATCAAATCTACTGATATCGCCGAAATGTGTACGGCTTTAGTGGGTCCCTTATTCAACAAAACTACCGGCGCGCAGATTCCTGTTGACGGTGGTAATGACCGCATTATCTAA
- a CDS encoding sugar phosphate isomerase/epimerase family protein: MKTSIGTWAYTIGPYETKPVDFDTVCQKLSDLGYDGLELGSFPPHPNPDDLPTKESRQAVVEKIKSYGLQISGIAANLWGENLVDAEDNSKYVAEFKKNCEFSVDMGIKTIRVDTVQPPTIFETVDYATAKKRVVDTWNECCDIAAEYDLAVTWEAEPGFAFNKPSEIMEILDAIQKPNFGFLYDTCHAQIMTVMGTRQNGEKEVFECQTEFLKMVGPRINHVHLIDSNNKCHQDANGEDETSAHPPFGLGILDFDKIVPAILEYHPADAWWTNDLCFWDDAWGATETCIKFMDKLNEKYSA; this comes from the coding sequence ATGAAAACCTCAATCGGAACATGGGCCTACACAATTGGCCCCTACGAAACTAAACCCGTTGATTTTGATACCGTATGCCAAAAACTTTCAGACTTGGGTTATGATGGCCTCGAGTTGGGTTCTTTTCCTCCTCACCCCAATCCAGATGACTTGCCCACAAAAGAATCTCGCCAGGCAGTGGTCGAAAAAATTAAATCTTATGGTCTCCAGATTAGTGGTATCGCCGCCAATCTCTGGGGCGAAAACCTTGTTGATGCAGAAGACAACTCAAAATACGTCGCTGAATTCAAAAAGAACTGCGAATTCTCAGTAGATATGGGCATCAAAACCATTCGTGTTGATACCGTTCAACCACCAACAATTTTTGAGACTGTGGATTACGCAACAGCCAAAAAACGTGTTGTTGATACTTGGAATGAGTGCTGCGATATCGCTGCTGAGTACGATCTTGCAGTGACTTGGGAAGCTGAGCCCGGCTTTGCTTTCAATAAGCCTTCTGAGATCATGGAAATTCTTGATGCCATTCAAAAACCAAATTTTGGTTTCCTCTACGATACTTGTCATGCACAGATCATGACTGTTATGGGTACACGTCAGAATGGTGAGAAAGAAGTTTTTGAATGCCAGACTGAGTTCCTCAAAATGGTAGGCCCACGCATCAATCACGTTCACTTGATTGACTCAAATAATAAGTGTCACCAAGATGCTAATGGTGAAGACGAAACATCCGCTCACCCACCTTTCGGACTCGGCATCCTCGATTTCGACAAGATCGTTCCGGCCATCCTTGAGTATCACCCTGCAGATGCTTGGTGGACAAATGATCTTTGTTTCTGGGACGACGCCTGGGGTGCCACTGAAACATGTATCAAATTCATGGATAAGCTCAACGAAAAATACTCAGCGTAA
- the lsrF gene encoding 3-hydroxy-5-phosphonooxypentane-2,4-dione thiolase, which translates to MADLDDIRDGNNFGIGIAAKTDGFHLKGLNNTDWGLKNRLSRIFNRKSGRTVMLAFDHGFLMGPTSGLERIDINIAPLAEHADCLMGTRGMIRSSIPADCETPVCLRTDTGTTILTEMNHNVLIAEEEAIRMNVSAMAAMLAIGDKDTEAITIANFSRLVDIGMKYGIPVMGVTAVGKDMARDARYFGMAARVCAENGASIVKTYYTEGFEKVVAACPVPVVIAGGKKLPELDALDLCYKAIQCGAAGVDMGRNVFQSEAPLAMMQAVKSVVHDDSTPAEAFELYQDLAN; encoded by the coding sequence ATGGCAGATCTAGACGACATCAGAGACGGAAATAACTTTGGAATTGGCATTGCAGCTAAAACTGACGGCTTTCACCTCAAAGGTTTAAACAATACTGACTGGGGCCTCAAAAACCGTCTCTCACGTATTTTTAATAGAAAATCTGGCCGTACGGTCATGCTTGCATTCGATCACGGTTTCCTCATGGGACCAACTTCTGGTCTTGAGCGTATCGACATCAACATTGCTCCACTTGCTGAGCATGCTGACTGTCTAATGGGAACTCGCGGTATGATCCGTAGTTCTATCCCTGCAGATTGCGAAACACCAGTTTGTTTGCGTACTGATACGGGTACGACGATTTTAACAGAAATGAACCACAATGTACTAATTGCTGAAGAAGAAGCCATTCGCATGAATGTTTCTGCAATGGCTGCTATGCTCGCAATCGGAGACAAAGATACTGAGGCGATTACTATTGCCAACTTCAGTCGCCTTGTTGACATCGGTATGAAATACGGCATTCCAGTGATGGGTGTGACCGCAGTCGGTAAAGACATGGCTCGCGATGCTCGTTACTTCGGTATGGCTGCACGTGTTTGTGCCGAAAATGGTGCCAGCATTGTAAAAACTTACTACACTGAAGGTTTCGAAAAAGTTGTGGCAGCTTGCCCAGTACCAGTCGTTATTGCCGGTGGCAAGAAACTTCCTGAACTCGACGCTCTCGACCTTTGTTACAAAGCTATTCAGTGCGGCGCCGCGGGTGTTGATATGGGACGTAATGTCTTCCAGTCAGAAGCACCTTTAGCGATGATGCAAGCTGTTAAATCAGTTGTTCATGATGACAGCACACCTGCTGAAGCTTTCGAACTTTATCAGGACCTCGCAAACTAA
- a CDS encoding putative quinol monooxygenase: MITKWIEFTVEENDVNAFSLAMTKLELESSQEQGCAHYSVYQSKDEAALFTVLESWETSEAFEAHRVAPHIAEFKTQCAKMILNKRALELNAIRKEN; this comes from the coding sequence ATGATTACTAAATGGATAGAGTTTACTGTCGAAGAAAATGACGTAAATGCTTTTTCACTAGCTATGACCAAACTTGAACTCGAATCAAGTCAAGAGCAAGGCTGTGCCCATTATAGCGTTTACCAAAGCAAAGATGAGGCCGCATTATTCACGGTCTTAGAGAGCTGGGAAACGTCAGAGGCTTTTGAAGCTCATCGTGTAGCACCACATATCGCAGAGTTTAAGACTCAATGCGCAAAAATGATTTTAAATAAAAGAGCCCTAGAGCTCAATGCAATAAGAAAGGAGAACTAA
- a CDS encoding dihydroxyacetone kinase subunit DhaK, which produces MRKLINDPENLALELIDGFCLTNKKKVKRMAPHVCARVDAPIKGKVGIVIGGGAGHEPLFLEFIGQGMADASVHGQVFTAPTPDKVLDAIKAADSGEGVILLYNNYAGDVMNFDMGQDFARLEGHKVETVLINDEISAFPPDQAEERRGTTADHLVIHVAGAAAEAGMGFDDLKKLLERAVFNCRSLGVSTSECTLPETGLKTFELAEGRMEFGMGIHGEAGIEQVDLMTADETAERLIDGIIADLPFKSGDDVIALVNGYGATTRMEMFIVMRHMHKYIESKGMTIHETELGEFCTAQEMAGVSVTLMKLDDELKKYYDMPADSPGYVKV; this is translated from the coding sequence ATGCGTAAACTCATAAATGATCCCGAAAATTTAGCTCTTGAACTCATCGATGGCTTCTGTCTGACCAATAAGAAAAAAGTTAAACGCATGGCGCCGCATGTTTGTGCTCGTGTCGACGCCCCCATCAAAGGGAAAGTCGGTATTGTCATTGGTGGTGGAGCAGGGCACGAACCCTTGTTTCTTGAGTTTATCGGCCAAGGTATGGCGGATGCCTCAGTTCATGGTCAAGTCTTTACGGCTCCAACTCCTGACAAAGTATTAGACGCAATCAAAGCGGCTGATTCAGGCGAAGGCGTTATCTTGCTTTACAATAACTATGCTGGTGATGTCATGAACTTCGATATGGGCCAAGATTTTGCCCGCCTCGAAGGACACAAAGTTGAAACTGTGCTCATCAATGATGAAATTTCAGCCTTTCCACCCGATCAAGCCGAAGAACGTCGTGGTACCACCGCGGATCACTTGGTGATTCATGTTGCGGGAGCCGCAGCTGAAGCAGGCATGGGCTTTGATGATCTCAAAAAATTGCTCGAAAGAGCGGTGTTTAATTGCCGTTCACTCGGGGTATCTACTTCTGAATGTACCTTGCCAGAAACCGGCCTCAAAACTTTTGAGCTTGCCGAAGGACGCATGGAATTTGGTATGGGTATTCACGGTGAAGCGGGTATTGAACAAGTGGATCTCATGACTGCAGATGAAACTGCCGAACGTTTGATCGATGGTATTATTGCTGATCTGCCCTTCAAATCGGGTGATGACGTGATTGCACTCGTCAATGGCTACGGAGCTACAACGCGTATGGAGATGTTTATTGTTATGCGTCACATGCACAAATATATTGAGTCTAAAGGCATGACCATTCACGAAACTGAGCTCGGTGAATTCTGTACTGCTCAAGAAATGGCAGGAGTTTCAGTTACACTGATGAAACTTGATGATGAACTCAAAAAATATTATGATATGCCCGCAGACAGCCCGGGTTACGTGAAGGTATAA
- a CDS encoding AraC family transcriptional regulator, producing the protein MNKDLAYLKSFYKENNCPLPSNLLTEQIDSFYFAKDTKGIFVCVDNTLLKHFHMNNSSDILGKSDFDIQRQDLAEKHRIDDLNILSSGLSVPSKIELVGDGQGNVKWFQTTKAPLRNNTGEIVGIEGLSRDIKMTKESIEPYNEFKNTVSFLQKNFKKSLNIQDIAYQSAMSVSTFERKFKKYFGCSPTQFIKKLRIDHACELLDLNYDLSDIALECGFCDQSYFTKEFKRVMNMTPRQFKLKNTKNHK; encoded by the coding sequence ATGAATAAAGATCTTGCTTACTTGAAAAGTTTTTATAAGGAAAACAACTGCCCGCTACCAAGCAATCTACTCACTGAACAAATTGATTCCTTTTATTTTGCCAAAGATACGAAAGGGATTTTTGTCTGTGTGGACAACACTTTATTGAAGCATTTTCACATGAATAACAGCAGCGACATCCTAGGTAAAAGTGACTTCGATATTCAACGCCAAGACTTAGCCGAAAAACATCGTATTGATGACCTAAATATTTTAAGTAGTGGCTTATCTGTACCGAGTAAAATTGAGCTTGTCGGTGATGGCCAAGGCAACGTAAAATGGTTTCAGACCACAAAAGCTCCACTCCGTAATAATACTGGCGAAATAGTAGGTATCGAAGGCTTGAGTCGAGATATAAAAATGACTAAAGAGAGTATTGAACCTTATAATGAATTCAAGAACACAGTCTCTTTCCTTCAGAAAAATTTCAAAAAATCACTTAACATCCAAGATATAGCCTACCAAAGTGCTATGAGTGTCAGTACTTTTGAACGTAAATTTAAAAAATATTTTGGCTGTAGCCCCACTCAATTCATCAAAAAACTGCGCATTGATCACGCTTGTGAATTACTCGATTTAAATTATGACTTATCCGATATAGCCCTGGAATGCGGCTTCTGTGACCAGAGTTATTTCAC
- the dhaL gene encoding dihydroxyacetone kinase subunit DhaL, translating into MENLKLNDVYAILGNVTEIICENAIHLCELDSVVGDGDHGTTIRRGVKAAQIKIDTEKPQQLDKLFAAYAMGMVSTMGGASGPIFSSLFLGMGMTVHGSEEMNLAHLIESFESGLARVQKIGKSAEGDKTLIDALAPGIRALKKAQEQNLDLASALGMMHEAALAGLAHTKELVAKKGRSRYAGERGLGHADAGATSVCLIIDCFAKQANKELNHA; encoded by the coding sequence ATGGAAAATTTAAAACTCAATGATGTCTATGCCATTCTTGGCAATGTGACTGAAATCATTTGCGAAAATGCGATACATCTCTGTGAACTTGATTCCGTCGTTGGTGATGGTGATCATGGGACCACAATTCGTCGTGGTGTTAAAGCTGCACAGATAAAAATTGATACTGAAAAACCTCAGCAATTAGATAAACTTTTTGCGGCCTACGCAATGGGCATGGTTTCTACCATGGGTGGCGCTTCGGGACCTATCTTTTCCAGTCTCTTTTTGGGCATGGGCATGACGGTTCATGGTTCTGAAGAAATGAACTTAGCTCACCTCATTGAATCCTTTGAGAGTGGTTTAGCACGCGTTCAAAAAATCGGTAAATCAGCTGAAGGGGATAAGACACTCATTGATGCCTTAGCACCTGGAATTCGAGCCCTTAAAAAAGCTCAAGAACAAAATCTCGATTTAGCTTCAGCCTTAGGAATGATGCATGAAGCTGCACTTGCAGGACTCGCACACACCAAAGAACTCGTGGCCAAAAAAGGCCGTTCGCGTTATGCCGGTGAGCGTGGTTTAGGCCATGCCGATGCTGGAGCGACTTCGGTTTGTCTCATTATCGACTGCTTTGCGAAGCAGGCAAATAAGGAACTCAATCATGCGTAA
- a CDS encoding sugar phosphate isomerase/epimerase family protein, with protein MTKIKIASEHYAWVMAGCINPDEPYTDKIGHMAKICGEAGFEGFEPIDKFMYSSYDGKVLQAEMKEAGIELSSVVLLDDWLNPQETDAERIASDKLIDFLATYFPDAVMMLCQMPTTREDDTLIERQDNLISCINEISRRAVAKGIKCSYHPNSPESSIWRTQSDYDRLLPMLDSKVIGWTPDVGHMAYTDMNPVQMMRDHRALVNHVHYKDMHKDKSWALMGEGTVDFKTLTQDLVDTNFEGWIIVEDECERSVNEPDQVTIECGEYTKNVLVPIIQG; from the coding sequence ATGACTAAAATTAAAATTGCAAGTGAGCACTACGCATGGGTAATGGCGGGATGTATTAATCCAGACGAACCCTACACAGATAAAATTGGTCACATGGCAAAAATTTGTGGTGAAGCAGGCTTCGAAGGTTTCGAGCCGATTGATAAATTTATGTATAGTTCTTATGATGGAAAAGTTCTTCAGGCAGAAATGAAAGAAGCTGGTATTGAACTTTCTTCAGTTGTACTTCTCGATGATTGGCTCAATCCACAAGAAACGGACGCGGAACGTATCGCATCAGATAAATTGATCGACTTCTTGGCGACTTATTTCCCCGATGCAGTAATGATGCTCTGCCAGATGCCGACCACTCGTGAAGATGATACTCTCATTGAGCGTCAAGATAATCTCATCTCCTGTATCAATGAAATTTCTCGTCGTGCAGTAGCTAAGGGCATTAAGTGCTCCTACCACCCGAACTCTCCTGAGTCATCTATTTGGCGTACACAATCAGATTATGATCGCTTATTACCGATGCTCGATTCAAAAGTAATTGGTTGGACTCCGGATGTAGGTCACATGGCGTACACGGATATGAATCCAGTACAAATGATGCGCGATCATCGTGCCCTCGTTAATCATGTTCATTACAAAGATATGCATAAAGACAAGTCTTGGGCACTTATGGGCGAAGGTACTGTCGACTTCAAAACTCTTACACAAGACCTTGTAGACACTAATTTCGAAGGCTGGATTATCGTTGAAGACGAGTGTGAGCGTTCGGTTAATGAACCTGATCAAGTAACAATCGAATGTGGAGAGTACACAAAAAATGTACTTGTACCCATTATCCAAGGATAA
- a CDS encoding alpha/beta fold hydrolase produces the protein MKQDVKIAYEIRGEGEPLILIMGLSARGAFWEDHILEYEKHFKCIIIDNRGAGDSDKPEGPYTSRMMADDTAGLIKELNLGKCHVAGISMGGIIAQELAINYPEMIQSLVIISSWAKCDAYALQVFDHFKDMRKIATPADFMKLLQLWIFAPPFFANPDCAEAIIEGQETAHENHMELHAFSAQADACMAHDSISRVSALSQFPTLITVGEQDIFTPVKFSQELNQLIEGSELKIYPGTGHAHHWEVLEDFNRDTTEFMLKHSKK, from the coding sequence ATGAAGCAAGATGTAAAAATAGCATACGAAATTCGCGGTGAAGGTGAGCCTTTAATTTTAATTATGGGTTTAAGTGCTCGTGGAGCTTTTTGGGAAGATCATATTTTAGAGTATGAGAAACATTTTAAATGTATTATCATCGATAATCGCGGCGCAGGAGACTCGGATAAACCGGAAGGCCCTTACACGAGTAGAATGATGGCCGACGATACTGCAGGTCTCATTAAAGAATTAAACTTAGGCAAATGCCATGTCGCAGGAATCTCCATGGGTGGAATCATTGCTCAAGAACTTGCGATCAATTATCCAGAGATGATTCAGTCTTTAGTGATTATTAGTAGCTGGGCAAAATGTGATGCTTATGCGCTACAGGTATTTGATCATTTCAAGGACATGAGAAAAATTGCGACTCCCGCAGATTTCATGAAGTTGCTTCAGTTATGGATTTTTGCACCACCATTTTTCGCAAATCCTGATTGCGCGGAAGCCATTATTGAAGGGCAGGAGACCGCTCACGAAAACCATATGGAACTTCACGCTTTCTCAGCACAGGCAGATGCCTGCATGGCTCACGATTCTATTTCACGAGTTTCCGCGCTAAGTCAGTTTCCGACACTAATCACGGTGGGAGAGCAAGATATTTTCACCCCAGTTAAGTTTTCACAAGAGCTCAATCAGCTTATCGAGGGTTCAGAATTAAAGATCTACCCAGGAACGGGACATGCGCATCACTGGGAAGTCCTCGAAGACTTCAATCGTGATACGACAGAATTTATGTTAAAACATTCAAAGAAATAA
- a CDS encoding GDSL-type esterase/lipase family protein, translating into MRIQQILIFITFFISVQMMANEKPVRIMPLGDSITAGYTDNSAWNHPFEQGYRAPLYTLLTKASIPFKFVGQSAEPMNKKFGDPTHGGTIFPKLDLKALGQDGHRGYGGWSIPKIQKNISQWLKEDKPDIILLLIGINGINPKSPQQLEKLLNTIYQTDHKVKVIVAQITPYSTYKKVLFDYNTFIRENLVPKFKKQGRTISTVDLYQHFLITPKDPKSIDKKRLSNGINHPTNALYEKMAQSWLEGIQAIIKKN; encoded by the coding sequence ATGAGAATTCAACAAATACTGATCTTTATCACGTTTTTCATATCCGTGCAAATGATGGCCAATGAAAAACCTGTGCGCATCATGCCCCTTGGAGATTCCATTACTGCGGGTTATACCGATAATTCTGCTTGGAATCATCCCTTTGAACAGGGTTATCGCGCACCCTTGTATACGCTTTTGACGAAGGCTAGCATACCCTTCAAATTTGTCGGCCAATCTGCTGAGCCCATGAATAAAAAATTTGGTGACCCCACCCATGGTGGAACAATCTTTCCAAAGCTCGATCTCAAAGCCTTAGGCCAAGATGGGCATCGCGGCTACGGAGGGTGGTCAATCCCAAAAATTCAGAAAAACATCAGCCAGTGGCTGAAAGAAGATAAACCCGATATAATTCTTTTACTGATTGGAATTAATGGCATTAATCCCAAAAGCCCTCAGCAATTAGAAAAATTACTCAATACGATTTATCAAACTGATCATAAAGTCAAAGTCATTGTGGCACAAATCACTCCTTACTCGACGTATAAAAAAGTTCTTTTTGACTACAATACTTTTATCCGTGAGAACTTAGTTCCTAAATTCAAAAAACAGGGGCGAACTATTTCCACTGTCGACCTCTATCAACACTTTTTAATCACTCCCAAAGATCCAAAATCTATCGATAAAAAACGCTTATCCAATGGCATCAACCATCCCACTAATGCGCTCTATGAAAAAATGGCTCAATCCTGGCTTGAGGGCATTCAAGCAATCATAAAAAAGAACTGA